The Daucus carota subsp. sativus chromosome 9, DH1 v3.0, whole genome shotgun sequence genome window below encodes:
- the LOC108200858 gene encoding homeobox-leucine zipper protein HAT3: MGERDDEFGLSLSLGSNHPHPPPHFPLPLRFLNPDLSGERRMRGIDVNMPAAEVEEELGASSPNSTVSSLSGKRSENEVERDRDSSYEDEDGGDAAARKKLRLSKEQAAMLEETFKEHNTLNPKQKLALAKELNLRPRQVEVWFQNRRARTKLKQTEVDCEYLKRCCENLTDENKRLQKEVSELRALKLSPQFYMNMNPPTTLTMCPQCERVSSSSSTTSASVSSALYPKTGMVNERNPNNPVGPPQPHRPVPINPSWAKIFSQNQLEGHRPS, from the exons ATGGGTGAAAGAGATGATGAGTTTGGGTTGAGTTTGAGTTTGGGATCAAATCATCCACACCCACCGCCTCATTTCCCCTTGCCTCTGCGTTTCTTGAATCCTG atCTGAGTGGGGAGAGGAGGATGAGGGGGATAGATGTGAACATGCCAGCAGCTGAAGTGGAGGAGGAACTGGGCGCTTCATCTCCGAATAGCACGGTGTCGAGTTTAAGCGGAAAGAGGAGCGAGAATGAGGTGGAGAGAGACAGGGACTCCAGCTATGAGGATGAAGATGGCGGCGATGCGGCGGCGAGGAAGAAGCTCCGGCTGTCCAAAGAACAAGCGGCCATGCTTGAAGAGACTTTCAAGGAGCACAACACTTTGAACCCA AAGCAAAAGTTGGCATTGGCAAAAGAGCTGAATTTAAGGCCTAGGCAAGTTGAAGTGTGGTTTCAGAACAGGAGGGCTAG AACAAAGCTGAAGCAAACAGAGGTAGATTGTGAGTACTTGAAGCGATGCTGTGAAAATCTGACAGATGAGAACAAACGGTTGCAGAAGGAAGTGAGCGAGCTTCGAGCATTGAAGCTCTCCCCACAATTCTACATGAACATGAACCCTCCAACTACTCTCACAATGTGCCCTCAGTGTGAGCGTGTGTCCTCATCTTCGTCGACAACCTCAGCTTCTGTATCTTCGGCTTTATATCCAAAAACCGGCATGGTGAACGAACGCAACCCCAACAATCCAGTAGGGCCTCCGCAGCCCCATCGGCCAGTGCCGATCAATCCTTCATGGGCCAAGATTTTCTCGCAGAACCAACTGGAGGGTCATCGTCCTAGTTAG